The Populus alba chromosome 6, ASM523922v2, whole genome shotgun sequence genome contains a region encoding:
- the LOC118030619 gene encoding protein TIFY 3B gives MSFVASDLVPMGGQSNSCKEMKPQEDIEVKKEQEVTNGCGENMVSCKEGADLSEKKGVHPLWTPGSRPTAMATSGPNATIPTPDQLTIFYGGSVVVFDAIPAEKVQEIMLIAAAAAAVKPVDIKKSGSPDGTPVLTRSPSMQSTAAPHAQSYSRQNSFCRMQAELPIARRHSLQRFFEKRRDRLVSKSPYPTSPEGKEADTTKPGISAAPSPDAGCFGKSLASDELQPMIASNLA, from the exons atgagttttgttGCCTCTGATCTGGTTCCAATGGGGGGTCAATCTAATTCTTGCAAGGAAATGAAGCCACAAGAGGATATTGAAGTGAAAAAGGAGCAAGAGGTTACCAATGGTTGTGGTGAAAATATGGTATCTTGCAAGGAAGGTGCTGATTTGTCGGAGAAAAAAGGAGTCCATCCTCTTTGGACACCTGGTTCCAG GCCCACAGCTATGGCAACTTCCGGACCAAATGCCACCATTCCTACTCCGGATCAGCTTACCATCTTCTATGGTGGAAGTGTTGTCGTGTTTGATGCAATTCCTGCAGAAAAG GTCCAGGAAATTATGcttattgctgctgctgctgctgctgtcaAACCTGTTGACATAAAGAAAAGTGGGTCTCCTGATGGTACACCAGTTCTTACAAGGTCTCCTTCAATGCAAAGTACTGCTGCCCCACATGCCCAATCCTATAGTCGTCAGAATTCCTTTTGCAGAATGCAAGCTG AATTACCTATTGCTAGGAGACATTCTCTGCAGCGATTCTTCGAGAAGCGTCGGGACAG GCTGGTGAGCAAAAGCCCGTATCCCACTTCACCGGAAGGAAAAGAGGCAGACACCACAAAGCCTGGTATTAGTGCTGCACCGTCACCAGATGCAGGTTGCTTTGGAAAATCTCTTGCATCAGACGAACTCCAACCAATGATTGCTTCCAACCTTGCTTGA
- the LOC118030620 gene encoding uncharacterized protein, whose translation MAEIAFLGGGVVAASQSSLLLQPSKFGFHTLAPPSTSLLRLHQPTTSLFSSPNPKLHSSIFASKAVSSYSEATSSSSSTIINDNVDLSTEGIEIELDTGGGGSDGYKDIGGGGGGGGGDGGGGKNEGEGGSPDESGSEKKMALSMSQKLTLGYAALVGIGGAMGYMKSGSQKSLLAGGISASVLYYVYSQLPANPVYASSIGLGISAALMGVMGSRFLKSRKIFPAGVVSLVSFIMTGGYLHGILRSMH comes from the exons ATGGCCGAAATTGCGTTTTTAGGTGGTGGTGTAGTTGCAGCATCACAGTCTTCCCTTCTTCTCCAACCTTCCAAATTTGGATTCCATACACTCGCACCTCCATCAACATCCCTGCTTCGCCTTCACCAGCCCACAACTTCACTCTTTTCTTCCCCGAATCCCAAGCTGCACAGTTCCATTTTCGCTTCTAAAGCTGTCTCTTCCTATTCCGAAGCCACCTCGTCTTCCTCCAGTACTATCATAAATGATAACGTTGACCTGTCAACTGAAGGAATCGAGATCGAATTAGACACCGGAGGAGGAGGCAGCGACGGTTACAAAGATATTGGCGGCGGAGGCGGAGGCGGAGGCGGCGACGGTGGTGGTGGTAAAAACGAAGGAGAAGGAGGATCGCCAGACGAGAGTGGAAGTGAAAAGAAAATGGCTTTGTCCATGTCTCAAAAATTGACCCTTGGCTATGCTGCTCTTGTTGGAA TCGGTGGTGCTATGGGATATATGAAGAGTGGTAGCCAGAAATCGCTGTTGGCTGGAGGAATTTCTGCCTCGGTTCTGTATTATGTTTACTCACAGCTTCCTGCGAATCCGGTTTATGCATCATCAATAGGGCTTG GTATATCTGCTGCACTTATGGGAGTGATGGGCTCCCGTTTTTTAAAGTCCAGGAAGATTTTTCCTGCTGGTGTGGTGTCTCTTGTGTCATTCATAATGACTGGTGGCTACCTCCATGGAATCCTTCGGAGTATGCATTGA